Sequence from the Lepidochelys kempii isolate rLepKem1 chromosome 7, rLepKem1.hap2, whole genome shotgun sequence genome:
cagccaggggtacacaTACACCTGGGGGtagcagaggtcttccagagggtacatcaactcacctagatatgtgcctagttttacaacaggctacagaaacagcactagcaaagtcagtatcaactaaaatttcatataatgacttgtttatactgctctatatactatacactgaaatgtaagtacaatttttatattccaattgatttattttataatcatatagtaaaaatgagaaagtaagcaatttttcagtaataatgtgctgtgacacttttgtttttttatgtctgattgtgtaagcaagtagtttttaagttatgtcaaacttgggggtatgcaagataaatcagactcctgaaaggggtacagtcatctgaaaaggttgagagccattgctttagagaaaagggggtggggttaCCAGAACCCACTGGGGCTATTGGCGAGATTAGAGGAGACTGCAGAATCAGACATTTACAAGGCAGCCTCAGGAGCAGTGTATCACACTGTTGCTGAAAGCCACCTTAAAGTGTGCATATGTACCCTCCAGATTTACATTTAATGCTCCTCAGCAAGACCCCAAGATCCAgcccataatttaaaaataaaagaagtaaATTGAGTTGCTGAAGCACAATGGATTCTGCAGCCATGGAATAGTGGGGACCTGAGTGGAAACATTTCGTCCTGTGGTTTGTGTGGACCTTTCACCCAGCAACAGGGGAGAGAAGAACCCATGAAGGGCTCAGGTGTGCTATCTGATAGTCCCTCGCTACTATCTCTATTAATTGACAAGAATCCCTTTAAGATATTTTGGCTATTTACCCAAATCCAAATTCTGAAGCTATTGGGTACATTCCacaggcaaaaaacaaaataattgttcCTCATAAGTAACTGTCTTTGAGCCAGGGAACAACTTAATCCCTGGGAGGAACAATTCAGCAGTATCCAGTGGGAGGCCTGAACTCTCAGACAAGGGAAACTAGAATCACTGTCTGAAACCTTCTCTCCTGCCGGCTTTGGCATAGAGAGGAAGAAAGCAGAGCCACCCCTGAGAACCTAGATGCTTACACCAGACAATATAATCCACTCTTCACGAAATGCGGGATTTTCAAATGTCAGCATAAAGCTCCCGAGGAGGGGTGGTGATTTCTTGGTGACCATATAGCTGTCAAGGGCTGTGGTTGCAGGGAGCATTCCAGTCTGCGCAGAATGTGCTCTTAACTTAAATGTAAACTTCAGTTGATGTAACCTCACTTTGACCAGTGTAGCTGCTGTTAATGCACTGTGGAATGTTGTCTGTATGGCAGATAGGAAAAACTAGGagggcagcaaaaaaaaaaaaaatggaggggaAAGTCAGTTGGTGTTTTCACCTCTTACATTTTTATTTGGCCTTGCACATTTGTTCTAGCAGTTCCTGGTGGTGCTTTTAGCACTTGCATTCATGTAAATTTACCTGAGTCTTGAGGTGCCCTAATTGTTCAGGTGTTTATAACTCCCCTGTTTTAATTCCTGTATTATGGTCTGCTATGGAAGAACTCATGCAAGGTGTGACACTCAGGCTTCAACTCATAGTCTGTAATCAATTGTCTGGTTGGATAGGAGGGGGACAGAGTTTTGTGTCCACataggcagagcagggaacatgGCTGTCTCACCCGAAGTCGTCCTGCATGCTGTGATGAAATCTCTTAGATTCTGAGTCATCTGTGTAGGGCTGGGATATTTGCATGGAGAGTCAGCATTTCTACACCCACACTGCCAATGCCTCTCTGATTCAGATTGAGCCTGGCATGCATTAGGCTGAGCTGGTCTTAAGGTATGAAGAGGGGAAAGTCCAATTTCTGCTCTGACTCACGTACCATGAAGCTGCTTTGAAACAAAAGGGAGTTTCATGGCATTTGAGTCAGGGTATCAGTTGGTCCTAAGAGCTCAATACACACTGTTTAAGCACGTAATTTGGAAAGTAAGAATTAGAAACACATGGAAAAGATACAGGGTTTGTAAAAGTATTTACTATAATGGATAAATAGTAACAGTCTAACTGAAATCCAGTTGTGTCTATGAAATTGCAAGCCCTCTCCAATATCAATagacaatgtttttattttagtagGAGTGACTGCCCCTCTTACTGTATTATGGTTACTCTGGGAGGTTTTAATGAAGCCTTTCCTGTTCATTTTCAATGCTGCACAGCTGTAGAAAAGGAAATGTAATACTAAACCTCTGATACGTAAATGTCAGGGGCTGCATTTATACTGAGAGTAGCACGTGAAGGTTCTGTGCTCAGGCTGTCCTGTCATCATTTAGTTCACCATGTCTAGCTAGTGAAGCACAGAGGCTAGGCAGGATCACGTACTGTCTAGTAGCCCAAAATACCAACAAAACCTGTTCATATAGTTTAATCATACCTATGTACCCTGAGATATTCTACATGTTTCTTTTCCTACACTAGTCAGATCTGATGTCTAGAACGAATGCTTAAGTATGTAGAAGACAGTAATAGAACCATGCATTTTTACCATCTACTTCAAATATGGTTCTGAATAAACACCTCTTTCAATGTCTAGCTAAGGAACAATAATTTGTGAAATCTGCATGGATCTGTATTTGAAAATTTGGGACACAAATAGCCATAGAGCAATCCAAACTATTTTTAGTTGAATGTTGTGCTCTAAAGAGAAAGCTCCTGCGAAAGCAGTTACTGGAAAATTGGAAGTGATGCCTACAACAATGCAGGAAACCAGGAATCTTGAATTTGCTGAAGATTACAAAGGACTTAATTTACAtgacacattttattttgaagttcTATTAATTTTCTGCCTGTATTTTATGCACTTTCATTGGAGGGATTTATTGCTACTGGAAGTTCCTCTTTTCCCAAATGAAGTGTAAAGATGCATATTATTCCTTTTAAGGAATAACATACTTAAATTATTTTGtactgcccaggagagggctgggaagtACAGGACACTTCTGGAGCAAATTCTaagactgggggtgtgttggggtcacctcgtggtataacccaggctggtgagagccagagtgtaacccaagtgtggctgacacacaaacactcagggtgtggcttgcatgctggaaggccgCTGGTGAGTCGCCCATTGGAAGATACTACAGCAAAGCATAGTGAGGCACCAAAGGGTGCAGGGCAGGGTGTGACACTGCTGCTCATttgtctggattgtaccctgatATGTCACATAAAAGCTATGAAGAACTCCCTGTACTTTAGCAGAAATCTTATTCCTAATGCCCTGGCTGTATTTCAGTTTTGGGAATATACCTTGTGCCAAGTCTTGTTCAGACAAAACTGGCAgtaagtcaatgggaactttgtcTGTGTGTCAGCACAGAGTCAGGACTGCAGGATTTCTTCATTCAATCTAACTAAATTCCCCCAGCAGTTCTGACTGGCTATGGTAGACGTCTTCCTTTCCTGCCCTAAACTATTGCGTACAGTTGCCTTAAGCAGGACGGCTGCATTTCCAGCCGGGGAAGAAGGGAATAATATATGTGCCATATTTCAGCGATGTGCCCTTTTACCATTCTAAGTGATAGTGGGTATCACTGTGAGAAAAAGAAGATTTTTTATTAAATCAtgagtttttaaaatagtttaaaaaattacaacttgatttaatatttataaaagttaggaaatgtatTTTCTGCTCCATCCCTTCAGCAATGTTACATCTTTCTGACAAGTGAATGCAATGGTGATATTTGATACATCCATTAATGCCTTGGTAGCATATAAATATCTTAGGTCAGCATTTCCCAAAGTATGAAGTGCATTCCCCTAGGAGAGGGAGGATGAATGCAAAGGATTTGCTGAGGCGAAAGAGGTGGAGGAGGTGCAGAAGATGTATAATTGCAGATGGATGGTCCCTTGACAACATATGGAGCATATGGTGAGGTTGAAGGGAGGCAACAATTCATTGTATTTTCTTGAAAGCCGGCTTGGCTTGCAAAAGTTTGGGAAGCACTCCTATTAATTAGATATGCTATTAATAATTCCCCTGCCATTATGGAGCTTTGAACACGGCTGCACCTTGGTCCctgctgttctctgcctgtggcacataataatcTAGTCTCCAGTGGTCTGTGATATTTTCATCTACTTTCAGCTGTTGGGTTTCATGTGCAGGTTCTGAGtgggttggtggcctgtgatgtgcaggaggtcagactaaatgatctggtggtcccttctggctttaaactttAGGACTATGAAACAAAGTTGGTTTACATGTGCTACCTTCATCATGAAAGAGGCAATTTATGGAACCTACGGATAGTTTTGCTGTCAAATAACAGTGGTTCTTTGTGTGTACTCTTTGGTTCATAGATCAGTCTTACTGTGATCGGCTGAGGCAGGACATGTACTTTCTCACGAGCAATGGCAGACTGAGTGAGCACCTGGCTGATAAAATTATTCTTCAGCTAAACAGAGTTTATCCCCAAATTCTCACCAATAAAGAAGCAGAAAAGGTAAGTGACTGGATATACCTGCAGTATTTCTGGATGTAGCTTTATTTTCTGGCTATCCTGCATCTAGGTTAGGACACCAACTGGTGAAGCTGCCCATGCCAACCTAGAAGACAAATCCCAAAACCTCTGAATGGTTGCCCCTTTGCTTTCTTACTATCTACAAAATgtgcactcatcactgtagtatttgagaGCCTCACAGCTATTAATGAATCTCTCCTTACCACATCTCTGTGTGGTAGGAAAATATTATCTGGGAAATGGAGATCATGAGGAACTGAGGCCTTTGTTACCAGGTTTGCCCTGGGGTACTTTGGGGTacactcatttattagggttactcttctgtgggggtggggttctgtaattctatcgatgtactgcttgtgtcacgtgtgttttcatatggagcgctacttctcccttctgcaagtcccctcccaatggagctatcctgcaggacctaggtcccccagggctgggttcctccagctcTAGAActggatgaacacacacacacacacacacacacacactaacggAGCAAATCTGAGTGgactgggtcaatcagcactttcaagctgaccccttatatgcccctggactcagtgggctgcgtcaagcagcactttcaagctgtcaCCCTTATGTGCCAAAGCTACGACACCGGAATAGAGTACGCCTGGGCGGGCTAGGTTGAACAGCACTTCCAGGCTGCCACCCTCATGTGCCCCTGGATGCAGTCatctgggtcgagcagcactttcaagctgccaccctcgtacgtcacaggttcagcacgtccctatccccactttcacatcacaattgtactggtagtaacccactgaatgagcaaaccccacaggatttgggggcactacagggatctttagctgaGGTAAAAGaagtgttgctgcagagtaaatggggaagctaaaaacacaaaagagtaaagttcagagagagagagagagaggcaaccagcttaaccataaaagttagttattgaataatagtgataactacacaaggagagcctaaaccaacataacagttacattattaaaggttacaAAAGTCATATATAGAAAACCTGAGGTAGaacagaaaacagagagagagggggatagagggatctcacccactccataAAGCTTGAAttggtcggggttcccaggtgatggtggtagctcagggtcccgagtgctggagacaggcagagcccccagcacgatcagtcaggagaagatgaaatcccagtggaactgatacaGAGTTTAGGTCCATGCATCAGAACATTTACTTGAAcataggtaggggtttttgtagagaaacaacaatgatccaagggagaacactagatttgtttatgggtaaactgatgactcaagggttttctttaggctagacaataggagctgatcacttttggctatgggtggtgtttcttaccagggagctcacaatgcaattaggctgcttcggtattttggatatcaatcaaggatttattactagaattggtctgataactgctgagctgggtgtgtgcaggtgtaggttcattaacatctggagcatggatcccccatgatgcagtgcttccctacttttctggtcccagagttcagtgcagtgctctgttctccattctgtatgctaatggagatgcctccctgtcccatctttcatgcagacgAGGCATGGGGAGTTGCCTTTgttcttgtcacccttgtcaggaggggtctaggtgtgtctcccaacacccttcactgctctctgcaagtcttttctctgattggttttggttcaagcagaggctggtgtggatggggggggggtgtttcatgagtcagacaggctggatactgcgccctgattccccaagaacacagagctgactggtatcaccTTGTCGTTATTACAAGGTTGCACCAATTTAATGAAAGGAGTGTTTTTAAAGCAAATCCCCGTGCTAAATTAATATGAGCCaggtttaaattgatttaagTATGTCCAGACCAGGGTTTaacaaaactgatttaaaaatgcaCCCTTAGCTAAACTGGGGCAAATTGGAATACAGATCAGGCCTGAGGCAGTAAAGCCAGCAAAGCCAACCTTTTCAAAGTGGTCCTTGCTTTGGGGTACAAAATTATTTATGCCAGTACAAAGCGAGTGCAACATGGGTATAAAATGCCAGCACATCAGAATGGTAATAGTTTGTACTTGCTCTGTATGCAAGATGCAGAGGGCAATGGTGAATCAGacttttaggcctggtctacactggggggattgatctaagttacgcaacttcagctatgtgaataacgtagctgaggtcgatgtacttagatcgactcaccgcggtgtcttcactacggtgagtcgACTACTACCACTCCCCCATTGattctgcctgtgcctctcgccgagctggagtacaggagtcgatgggagagtgctcggcggtcaatttatcacgtctagactagaggcgataaatcgatccctgctggattgatcgctgcccgctgatcctgcgggtagtgtagatatacccttagagtTCAAAATAATAGACTGGATCCTGTTTGGCATCAGTTTCAATTCCATCCGCCACCACTGAAATGAGTGGAGTTATTGCAGTGTAAGATGGTGTCTGTCCAGACCAGAATCCAAACCATTCTATCTGCATAGTTAGGGGAAGAGGCCTGACTTAGATTATATGAGATGTAAACAGTTAAAAAAAGGCTCATTCATTTAGGATTCACAGTAAATTTAAGTCCTGACGTTATGAAAGCTGGATGCCACTCTTACTCTCATGCTGAAACTGATCACTTTCCCCTGAGCTTGTGTACATTTGTTCTCTTTTTCATTTCCAAAACTTGTACATATTATGCTCCATCTTGCACACCTTACACTACTGGCCTCCCAgggcttcagtgggaattttgcctgagtaaggagcaTACGAAGGCATTCCTCTAGATAAGAAATCAATCCTAAGTGTAATGTTATCTCTCTCTACCATACTGATCCTAAGTGTAATGCTTTTATATTGATTTGCCAGATAAATTTTTGAACACTTTGCAAATGCACTCATGTCTAAATGATTTCAGCTAAGGTTAGGTGCAACATTTTCACTCTCACTAGAAGGTTTACTACTGTTCAGCACTTTGTCAGACCATGGAGAAGGCCATCTCTTCCTCTGTAGCAACATGGATAGGAAGACAGGATGAACACAAAGAGTGACACATTAGTACTATCATGATGGCTAGAACATGTCCTGGCCAAACTCCAGAAAACTGTGGAAAAACTCTTTACATGTTTGTCCCAGTTCTGAGATGTGCATTTTTAATAAGACTAAATTAGAAGTAGAGAACTTTTTATTAGCCAATGGCATCAAAAGTATTTCTATTAGTGctgtatttacaataaattgGTTCCTTGCTAACTCAAACTCTGGGGAAATGATAAGCATCCTATTGTGTGGGCTACACTGCAGTTGATCAGATGCTAAAACAATGTTTGATCAAACTAAGTTAAGCAGCTGGTTCAAATTGTGGATGTTGACATTTGAGGTCTGAATCATTATTTTTGTTTCCTATCCTAGAATGCTCATGTACTGACAGATACTTTTAGCAAAATAAACATAACTCTGTATTTTCACTCTTTCATAATGTAAATGTAGGGTAGGAACTAATTCAGCACTGTATCATTGCTTTTGTAGTCTTTGTTCTAATGACTGCTTTTTCTCGTACAGTTCAGAAATCCAAAGGCATCGCTTCATATTCGGTTGTCAGATCTTATAAGCCACCTACAAAAGAAAGGAGACAAACACTGTCAAGAATTTTACAGGGCTTTACAGATCAATGCTGAACAACTGTATAATGACTTGCCAAGCAGAAAAATCCTGAGTAAGTTGGGAGACTTGTGGCTTCCCTGAGTCAATGTATCACAAAATTTGCCTTTGCTGGCATCCCAGCTTATTTTGAGGAATTAAATGCTCTTTTTCCAATTGTTACTTTCTACAGACTGGAGGATTTAGAAGCCACCTAGTGGATTGAGTGCACCATTAATTTTGATTGGAAATGGATGTCCAAATCTCTTTACCAGCTTTGAAATCTCAGCCCCTGTATTTATGATACAATTTATGCCCAGCATgtaaaatgcagaaaaataacCTAATTcaaactttctttcttttaataactgcctctttcccttttttgcattttgtttaatagcccatttatttatttttcaagcctTGATTCTGACTTGT
This genomic interval carries:
- the CARD19 gene encoding caspase recruitment domain-containing protein 19 isoform X1: MPYWTYQSYCDRLRQDMYFLTSNGRLSEHLADKIILQLNRVYPQILTNKEAEKFRNPKASLHIRLSDLISHLQKKGDKHCQEFYRALQINAEQLYNDLPSRKILKTSASTAIDTDKEKHILTDRGPMFFLACFSVAAGLALFMYCWNPDPKVIGGAKKILGFSPIIIGRHVRNICLVYIEDTSRKN
- the CARD19 gene encoding caspase recruitment domain-containing protein 19 isoform X3 is translated as MPYWTYQSYCDRLRQDMYFLTSNGRLSEHLADKIILQLNRVYPQILTNKEAEKFRNPKASLHIRLSDLISHLQKKGDKHCQEFYRALQINAEQLYNDLPSRKILSPMFFLACFSVAAGLALFMYCWNPDPKVIGGAKKILGFSPIIIGRHVRNICLVYIEDTSRKN
- the CARD19 gene encoding caspase recruitment domain-containing protein 19 isoform X2 is translated as MPDQSYCDRLRQDMYFLTSNGRLSEHLADKIILQLNRVYPQILTNKEAEKFRNPKASLHIRLSDLISHLQKKGDKHCQEFYRALQINAEQLYNDLPSRKILKTSASTAIDTDKEKHILTDRGPMFFLACFSVAAGLALFMYCWNPDPKVIGGAKKILGFSPIIIGRHVRNICLVYIEDTSRKN